Proteins encoded by one window of Salvia splendens isolate huo1 chromosome 14, SspV2, whole genome shotgun sequence:
- the LOC121764268 gene encoding zinc finger MYM-type protein 1-like, with protein MASLASTLFFSTSLLTSYAPSISSTTRFSISSADTNPSWGGVPDAVGLMDKYLNKRPRVSIGSSSANVEQEPQQLGNNVLQEMKHLLVVVSLIGRRFRAHVGSTGSAHHKARIEYENFVNQKQSVPYIVSRVGSKQEKEYRIRLTATLDVIRFLLNQGLAFKGHDETSTSSNRGNFLELLYWYSLRNDEVGQVVLKNAPGNNQMIAPSVQKDIVNACAVETTLEIMKELGDGLFSIMVDESRDCSVKEQMAIVVRYVNKNGEIIERFLALVHVKETSSRCLKMAIDFVFSKMELSLSRLRGQGYDEASNMRGEFNGLKALILKENPSAWYVHCFAHQLQLVCVAVCKANRHVSDFFGYVSPIVTVCGSSCKRADKLRQIEYERMVERIEKGEITSGKGLNQETSLLRPGDTRWGSHYLTLTRLASMWPSIVIVLETVFEDGVDQETSGKSKGLLQKMESFDFVFLMMFLKHLLGMIDPLSCALQYRDQNILNAINLIVTVKEDLQVFRESGWDDFLQEVEAFCRANEIDVPNMDKIVPRRIRMKNDGQSITNYHYYRVEIFYQVVDLISQEMRNHFSESSTDLLECMACLDPRNHFSNSNVDKLVHLVTLYPEDFSSMELNLLTKQLQSFVSDVRRDTRFSDVEDLGTLSKKMVETMKDKIFQLVYRLIKLVLLLPVATTSVERVFSVMKFVKSELRNRMGDDWLNDSLTV; from the exons ATGGCTTCCCTCGCTTCCACGCTCTTCTTCTCCACCTCCCTCCTCACCTCCTATGCCCCCTCCATCAGCTCCACCACCCgcttctccatctcctccgcTGACACGAACCCCTCATGGGGCGGAGTTCCGGATGCCGTGGG GTTAATGGATAAATATCTTAATAAAAGACCTCGAGTTTCTATCGGTTCTTCTAGTGCTAATGTTGAGCAAGAACCACAACAATTGGGAAATAATGTG CTCCAGGAGATGAAGCATTTGTTAGTGGTGGTTTCTCTAATTGGAAGAAGGTTTAGAGCTCATGTTGGATCAACGGGTAGTGCACACCACAAAGCTagaattgaatatgaaaattttgtaaATCAAAAGCAGAGTGTGCCTTATATCGTTAGTAGAGTTGGTTCAAAACAAGAGAAGGAATATAGGATTCGTTTGACTGCAACTCTTGATGTTATTCGATTCCTTTTGAATCAAGGTTTGGCTTTTAAAGGACATGATGAGACATCAACTTCTTCAAATAGGGGCAACTTTCTTGAGTTATTATATTGGTATAGTTTAAGGAATGATGAAGTTGGTCAAGTTGTATTGAAGAATGCTCCCGGAAATAATCAAATGATTGCTCCATCAGTTCAAAAAGATATTGTTAATGCGTGTGCAGTTGAAACTACACTTGAAATAATGAAGGAACTTGGTGATGGATTATTTTCCATAATGGTTGATGAGTCTCGAGATTGCTCGGTGAAGGAGCAAATGGCTATTGTTGTTAGATACGTGAATAAAAATGGAGAGATAATAGAAAGATTTTTAGCCTTAGTTCATGTTAAAGAGACTTCATCAAGATGCTTGAAAATGGCAATTGATTTTGTATTTTCTAAGATGGAATTATCTTTGTCAAGATTGAGGGGTCAGGGATATGATGAGGCTTCAAATATGAGGGGTGAATTTAATGGACTTAAAGCacttattttaaaagaaaatccaTCGGCATGGTATGTCCATTGTTTTGCCCATCAGCTTCAATTGGTATGTGTGGCGGTATGTAAGGCAAATCGACATGTTTCTGATTTTTTCGGATATGTTAGCCCGATTGTTACAGTATGTGGATCTTCTTGCAAAAGGGCAGATAAACTCCGACAAATTGAATATGAAAGAATGGTTGAAAGGATTGAGAAAGGGGAAATCACTTCAGGTAAAGGTCTAAATCAAGAAACTTCTTTGCTTAGACCGGGTGACACTCGATGGGGATCTCATTATCTTACTTTAACTCGTCTTGCATCTATGTGGCCCTCGATAGTCATAGTACTTGAAACTGTATTCGAAGATGGGGTTGATCAAGAAACAAGTGGCAAATCTAAAGGGTTGCTTCAAAAGATGGAAAGCTTTGATTTTGTGTTTCTCATGATGTTCCTGAAACATTTGTTGGGTATGATTGATCCACTATCTTGTGCGCTGCAATACAGAGatcaaaatattttgaatgCAATAAATTTGATAGTGACTGTGAAAGAGGACTTGCAAGTATTTCGAGAATCTGGATGGGATGATTTCTTGCAAGAAGTGGAAGCATTTTGCCGGGCAAATGAAATTGATGTTCCTAACATGGATAAAATTGTTCCAAGAAGAATTCGTATGAAGAATGATGGACAAAGTATtacaaactatcattattatcgtgttgaaattttttatcaG GTTGTTGATTTAATTAGTCAAGAAATGAGGAATCATTTTTCTGAGTCCAGCACAGACCTACTCGAGTGTATGGCATGTCTTGATCCAAGAAATCATTTCTCCAATTCCAATGTCGATAAACTTGTTCATCTTGTCACCCTTTATCCGGAAGACTTTTCATCCATGGAGCTTAACTTGTTAACTAAACAACTTCAAAGTTTCGTGAGTGATGTAAGAAGAGATACACGTTTTTCAGATGTTGAAGATTTGGGAACTCTTTCAAAGAAGATGGTTGAAACGATGAAAGATAAGATTTTTCAATTGGTTTATCGATTGATAAAATTGGTCTTACTTTTACCAGTAGCTACAACATCAGTTGAAAGAGTGTTTTCTGTAATGAAATTTGTGAAGTCAGAGCTGAGAAATAGGATGGGAGATGACTGGTTGAACGACAGTTTGACGGTATAG